In one Solanum dulcamara chromosome 1, daSolDulc1.2, whole genome shotgun sequence genomic region, the following are encoded:
- the LOC129883340 gene encoding diacylglycerol O-acyltransferase 3, producing MEASAGVLRRFPSVTGAVAGISSNPFHRSCGFSCSSLKSVKVKKEFGVNLGCEFYDEGYLEYYSSGRGGVIRCGKKKKEKDMTELKKKTKKKMKFLKGLSRNLSNLNEMGFGFGSDHVDLVDQVQGKTISEAADLLLGQLQQLKAEEEELKRKRKEEKALMKMKVASQVQSSTRNCEMLSSSSSSSESSESSDDECQNLVDMKSLKIGTLAQTIPEACDRALENATLSPGISTIVEPQTLNPEVDTSVEISSMSSTSMEEATGRTTILEVLVPEQKGECCLEVSDSHIGNVGSSITLGNRSNASIAAATTTTAEGTKRIEVCMGGKCKRLGAGALLEEFQRVTGIEAAVSGCKCMGKCKVGPNVRVSGSNSSSDAFQTGDSVAVSSASPTTSNSLCIGVGLEDVSLIAANLLGRYPEVGLANALP from the exons atggAAGCCTCTGCCGGAGTTTTACGCCGATTTCCTTCAGTCACCGGCGCCGTTGCCGGAATTAGTAGCAACCCATTTCACCGTAGTTGTGGATTTTCATGTTCCAGTTTGAAATCGGTTAAGGTGAAGAAGGAATTTGGGGTTAATTTGGGTTGTGAGTTTTACGATGAGGGTTATTTGGAGTATTATTCTTCCGGTAGAGGTGGAGTTATTAGGTgtgggaagaagaagaaagagaaggaTATGACGGAGTTGAAGAAGAAaacgaagaagaagatgaaatttCTTAAGGGTTTGTCGAGGAATCTGTCGAATTTGAATGAAATGGGATTTGGGTTTGGTTCTGATCATGTTGATTTGGTTGATCAAGTTCAAGGGAAGACAATTTCG GAAGCGGCGGATCTTTTGCTAGGACAGCTTCAACAACTAAAGGCAGAGGAGGAGGAgttgaagaggaaaagaaaagaagaaaaagcaCTCATGAAGATGAAAGTAGCAAGTCAAGTACAGAGCAGCACAAGGAACTGTGAAATGTTATCATCTTCCAGCTCGTCTTCCGAATCGAGTGAATCAAGTGATGATGAATGTCAAAATTTGGTCGACATGAAAAGCCTGAAAATCGGAACACTTGCCCAAACAATTCCCGAGGCATGTGACCGAGCACTTGAGAATGCAACATTAAGTCCTGGCATTTCAACAATAGTCGAGCCTCAGACTCTAAATCCAGAAGTGGATACATCAGTAGAGATCTCAAGCATGTCATCAACTTCCATGGAGGAAGCAACAGGGAGGACGACAATTTTAGAAGTTCTGGTCCCTGAGCAAAAAGGTGAATGCTGCTTGGAAGTTAGTGATAGTCACATTGGCAATGTAGGCAGCAGTATCACATTAGGCAACAGGTCTAATGCATCTATAGCAGCagctacaacaacaacagcagagGGGACAAAGAGAATTGAAGTATGTATGGGTGGTAAATGTAAGAGATTAGGCGCTGGAGCGCTACTAGAAGAATTCCAACGTGTTACCGGGATTGAAGCTGCAGTCTCAGGATGCAAATGCATGGGAAAGTGTAAAGTTGGTCCTAATGTCAGAGTTTCAGGCAGCAACAGCAGCTCAGACGCCTTCCAAACTGGTGACTCGGTTGCTGTTAGCTCTGCTTCTCCTACTACTAGTAACTCTCTATGTATTGGGGTTGGTTTAGAGGATGTGAGTCTAATTGCAGCCAATTTACTTGGCAGATATCCAGAAGTAGGATTAGCCAATGCTTTGCCTTAG